In a single window of the Anguilla rostrata isolate EN2019 chromosome 4, ASM1855537v3, whole genome shotgun sequence genome:
- the itprid1 gene encoding protein ITPRID1: MLAKVAHNNSKADKRASLVASKAKWSRVDEQPTPRLSADGRAGNYKQDSVQQWLMSSCQEQVKSDPDLDASEPLKRQASGEDDLVLGVEASLYGRNPELKTAEEVPRSPQAVPPLTRWNSLTSAVSAQSGALSVMDVLNLWHDDPEELLLELGFGSEEPDISARIPARFINHQSKAQGISIQVFLEAHKNRLDLENPDVSSRFRQLEVLQQVTSAFSALVPATPPTPAPAVKLSPASRERRRRLGMLFRRASKKTLSMNQGQQSPPADPSANQEPDLSDRRPALKHSRPGPPENAGLTPLVEEQSPNASQDACDPPAAGPPPLPGESPRPQLRRDPPCITPRSPLRRKSPGDMKSPESFEIEEIHSFDEGSAVRSAAELGESAEARFLRTSSCQSDSSGFLEEPFIPCLSQQASPVPELLKALHNLSGDSTDSQITVKESTDIPYRMDSPTSVKEMTDIPNRMDSPTTVKESTDIHYKMDSPTSVKEMADIPNRMDSPTTVKESTDIPFSMDSPTTVKESTDIPYRMDGRTSVKEMADISNGMDSPTNVKESTDIPYRMDSPTSIKESADMPYRMDSPTTVKESADIPYRMDNPTTVKESTDIPYRMDSPTTVKEMADIPNRMDSPTTVKESTDILYKMDNPTTVKEMADIPYRMDSPKTVKEIADIPYSMDSQLTVKESTDIPYSMDSPKTVKEIVDIPYSMDSPTTVKESANVPYRMDSQLTVKESAGIPFITDSQTIVKGNVDISYSKDIHKTVEYSCDVPNNTGSSITVKERADIPSNYSLITVNKCADIPYIMNTSITVNAYADVPYSTDSPIALIDCADIPYKYSMIIVNDSADIPNGMDSHITVKESADIPYRMDSSITVKESSDIPYNTENWICVNEVSDLPCNMDSEGLEKKKLDLPYRTESGISLKEDSGIPFVSDSRSLLKENSSQGAADSPQTAGLETDETTDREELENSQNPVVQMKTGPVPSQTHDDGEDRGAPRASFGEIKTGSRVKESASPEEEESLLCSKSKNSLQPQGGIVARRGGSEWAQGWLEESTDAAFPHREESETDVGAESFRPDWASFGSSKSVSVQMRSSLPSVSQTTRRGCPAPTPNLRREIAEAMAAAATSSRGQGRKLSQGKPRKRSASLDTGRTWEEEEEEGEEEVGRWEAGMIAGTRCCCVCDHRCSCCSWHTHHPTGEHTSAGLPLLHQSASRSSPFTFSLDELEGMVRCMRRFRGVLEDVEEQLQEQEAQVYSDFSHLDRADAASVRALRAEVKREAELLETQLTELAQHCDAGITTKMQRLLDEQSQLCMQLRLPSEARHWGPAHGRQATPPGPVSAMPGYLSGRCVATQCCLLPDLLVSGSSLSADLLPGTQCPSPPPEGALTPARATTATRRNPPNKQDVLAFAGFFQSLKDSLRHSVHSDCLE; the protein is encoded by the exons ATGCTGGCCAAGGTGGCCCACAACAACAGCAAGGCTGATAAAAGAGCATCGCTGGTGGCTTCGAAAGCAAAATGGAGTCGGGTGGACGAGCAGCCGACGCCCAGGCTGAGTGCTGATGGCAGGGCCG GAAACTATAAACAAGACAGTGTGCAGCAGTGGCTCATGTCCAGCTGTCA GGAGCAGGTGAAATCAGACCCTGACCTGGATGCTTCAG AGCCACTGAAGAGACAGGCCAGTGGGGAGGATGACTTAGTGCTTGGCGTAGAAG CCTCTTTATATGGTAGAAACCCAGAGCTCAAGACTGCTGAAGAGGTCCCGCG GAGTCCGCAGGCGGTACCCCCCCTGACTCGCTGGAACAGTCTGACATCTGCTGTTTCGGCACAGTCTGGAGCTCTGAG TGTAATGGACGTACTGAACCTGTGGCACGATGACCccgaggagctgctgctggagctgggcTTCGGCAGCGAGGAGCCCGACATCTCGGCCCGGATCCCGGCGCGGTTCATCAACCACCAGTCCAAGGCCCAGGGGATCAGCATCCAGGTGTTCCTGGAGGCTCATAAGAACCGCTTGGATCTGGAGAACCCCGACGTCAGCA gtcGCTTCAGGCAGCTGGAGGTGCTGCAGCAGGTCACCTCGGCGTTCTCCGCCCTGGtcccggccacgccccctaCGCCCGCCCCCGCGGTCAAACTCTCGCCCGCGTCCCGGGAGCGGCGGCGGAGACTGGGCATGCTCTTCCGCCGGGCCTCCAAAAAGACCCTGAGCATGAACCAGGGCCAACAATCCCCGCCCGCCGACCCgtcggccaatcaggagccagACCTGTCTGACAGACGCCCCGCCCTCAAGCACAGCCGGCCGGGCCCCCCCGAAAACGCTGGCCTGACTCCTCTGGTGGAGGAGCAGAGCCCCAACGCCAGCCAGGACGCCTGTGACCCCCCCGCCGCGggacccccgcccctcccgggGGAGAGCCCCAGGCCCCAACTGAGGCGGGACCCCCCTTGCATTACCCCCAGGTCCCCTCTCCGAAGGAAAAGCCCTGGAGACATGAAGAGCCCCGAATCCTTCGAAATAGAGGAG ATCCACAGCTTCGATGAGGGCAGTGCAGTTCGGAGCGCTGCGGAGCTCGGAGAGTCTGCCG AGGCCCGGTTCCTGAGGACGAGCAGCTGTCAATCAGACAGCAGCGGCTTTCTGGAAGAGCCTTTCATCCCCTGTCTCTCCCAGCAGGCCTCCCCTGTGCCTGAGCTGTTGAAG gctttACACAACCTTTCAGGAGACAGCACAGATAGCCAGATCACTGTGAAAGAAAGCACTGATATCCCCTACAGAATGGACAGCCCGACAAGTGTAAAAGAAATGACTGATATCCCCAACAGAATGGATAGCCCAACCACTGTAAAAGAAAGTACTGATATCCACTACAAAATGGATAGCCCGACAAGTGTAAAAGAAATGGCTGATATCCCCAACAGAATGGATAGCCCAACCACTGTAAAAGAAAGTACTGATATCCCCTTCAGCATGGATAGCCCAACCACTGTAAAAGAAAGCACTGATATCCCCTACAGAATGGATGGCCGGACAAGTGTAAAAGAAATGGCTGATATCTCCAACGGAATGGATAGCCCGACAAATGTAAAAGAAAGTACTGATATCCCCTACAGAATGGATAGCCCGACAAGTATAAAAGAAAGTGCTGATATGCCCTACAGAATGGATAGCCCAACAACTGTAAAAGAAAGTGCTGATATCCCCTACAGAATGGATAACCCGACCACTGTAAAAGAAAGCACTGATATCCCCTACAGAATGGATAGCCCGACAACTGTAAAAGAAATGGCTGATATCCCCAACAGAATGGATAGCCCAACCACTGTAAAAGAAAGCACTGATATCCTCTACAAAATGGATAACCCAACCACTGTAAAAGAAATGGCTGATATCCCCTACAGAATGGATAGCCCAAAAACTGTAAAGGAAATTGCTGATATCCCCTACAGCATGGATAGCCAGCTCACTGTAAAAGAAAGCACTGATATCCCCTACAGCATGGATAGCCCAAAAACTGTAAAGGAAATTGTTGATATCCCCTACAGCATGGATAGCCCCACAACTGTAAAAGAAAGTGCTAATGTGCCCTACAGAATGGATAGCCAGCTCACTGTAAAAGAAAGTGCTGGTATCCCCTTTATCACAGATAGTCAGACCATTGTAAAAGGAAATGTTGATATCTCCTATAGCAAGGATATCCATAAAACTGTAGAATACAGCTGTGATGTCCCCAATAATACTGGCAGCTCCATCACTGTAAAAGAAAGGGCTGATATACCCTCTAACTACAGTCTTATCACCGTAAACAAATGTGCTGATATCCCCTATATCATGAACACCTCAATCACTGTAAATGCATATGCTGATGTCCCCTATAGCACAGACAGCCCAATTGCTCTGATAGACTGTGCTGATATTCCCTATAAGTACAGCATGATCATTGTAAACGACAGTGCTGATATCCCCAATGGCATGGATAGCCATATCACTGTAAAAGAAAGTGCTGATATCCCCTACAGAATGGATAGCTCTATCACTGTAAAAGAAAGTTCTGATATCCCTTACAATACAGAGAATTGGATTTGTGTGAATGAAGTGTCAGACCTCCCCTGCAATATGGACAGTGAGGGGTTAGAGAAGAAAAAGTTGGATCTCCCCTATAGAACAGAGTCTGGAATATCTCTAAAAGAAGACTCAGGAATCCCCTTTGTATCGGACAGTCGGAGCTTGCTAAAGGAAAACTCCAGCCAGGGGGCAGCAGACTCACCACAGACAGCAGGTCTGGAGACTGATgagaccacagacagagaggaactgGAGAATTCCCAAAATCCTGTGGTGCAAATGAAAACTGGGCCTGTCCCAAGCCAAACGCATGACGATGGCGAGGACCGTGGTGCTCCCAGGGCCAGCTTTGGAGAAATTAAAACGGGAAGCAGAGTGAAGGAATCAGCCAGCCCAGAAGAGGAAGAATCCTTGCTCTGTTCCAAAAGTAAGAACAGCCTCCAGCCACAAGGGGGCATTGTGGCTCGGAGAGGAGGATCTGAGTGGGCACAGGGCTGGCTGGAGGAGTCTACAGATGCAGCCTTCCCACACCGGGAAGAAAGTGAAACTGATG TGGGTGCGGAGTCCTTCAGGCCGGATTGGGCCAGTTTTGGATCCTCTAAGTCAGTCTCGGTGCAGATGcgctcctccctgccctccgTCTCCCAGACGACCCGCCGGGGGTGCCCGGCGCCCACGCCGAACCTCCGACGGGAGATTGCCGAGGCCATGGCGGCCGCAGCAACGTCATCGCGTGGACAGGGCAGGAAGCTGAGCCAGGGGAAGCCGCGGAAGAGGTCAGCGTCCCTGGACACGGGACGGActtgggaggaggaggaggaggagggggaggaagaggtggGGCGCTGGGAGGCGGGGATGATCGCTGGGACGCGGTGCTGCTGCGTGTGTGACCaccgctgctcctgctgctcctggcacacacaccatcccaCAGGAGAACACACCAGCGCTGGACTGCCGctgctccaccaatcagcatCTCGCTCCTCTCCTTTTACT TTCTCATTGGACGAGCTGGAGGGGATGGTGCGATGTATGCGGAGGTTCCGCGGTGTTCTGGAGGACgtggaggagcagctgcaggagcaggaggcacaGGTGTACAGCGACTTCTCCCACCTGGACAG GGCGGACGCGGCGTCCGTCCGGGCGCTGCGAGCGGAGGTGAagagggaggcggagctccTGGAGACGCAGCTCACCGAGCTGGCCCAGCACTGCGACGCGGGCATCACGACG AAGATGCAGAGGCTCCTCGATGAGCAGTCCCAGCTCTGCATGCAGCTGAGGCTCCCCTCCGAGGCCCGCCACTGGGGCCCCGCCCACGGCcggcaggccacgccccccggcCCAGTCTCCGCCATGCCCGGGTATTTGAGTGGCAGGTGCGTGGCCACTCAGTGCTGCCTGCTTCCGGACCTGCTGGTGAGCGGCTCCTCCCTATCCGCGGATCTGCTGCCGGGGACGCAGTGCCCCTCCCCGCCACCAGAGGGTGCCCTCACACCGGCGCGCGCCACAACCGCCACCCGGCGGAACCCGCCCAACAAACAGGACGTCCTGGCCTTCGCGGGTTTCTTTCAAAGC CTCAAGGATTCGTTACGGCACTCGGTCCACAGCGACTGTTTGGAGTGA
- the neurod6a gene encoding neurogenic differentiation factor 6-A, whose protein sequence is MLTLPLEDSAMMPETQFSADFPQDCVDEVKVRKQDPFLKIETVSGAVNKNDPGEESERDEDEPEDGQDDSGYPRRRGPRRKKMTKARFDRVKLRRLEANARERSRMHGLNSALDSLRKVVPCYSKTQKLSKIETLRLAKNYIWALSEILSTGKRPDLLTFVQTLCKGLSQPTTNLVAGCLQLNARNFITDHSGDAPFTGRAPYDAVYPPYHSPEMGTPAGHGGGTADSAKPFKPLSYCGVYESFYESASPECASPQFEGPLSPPINFNGIFSLKHEEPSEYGKACHYGMRYCAVPARGSLGHNSMFRSSSEIHFPYDIHLRGQSYTVQDEFNTAFHN, encoded by the coding sequence ATGCTGACCTTGCCCCTCGAAGACTCCGCGATGATGCCGGAGACACAGTTCAGTGCCGATTTCCCACAAGACTGCGTTGACGAGGTGAAGGTTCGAAAACAAGACCCCTTCCTTAAAATTGAAACAGTGTCCGGCGCGGTGAACAAAAACGACCCGGGGGAAGAGTCGGAGAGGGACGAGGACGAGCCGGAGGATGGTCAAGACGACAGCGGGTACCCCAGGAGGAGGGGACCGCGGAGAAAGAAGATGACGAAGGCTCGGTTTGACAGGGTTAAACTGCGGCGTCTCGAGGCCAACGCCAGGGAGCGAAGCAGAATGCACGGTCTCAACAGCGCGCTCGACAGCCTGCGCAAGGTGGTGCCGTGTTACTCCAAAACGCAAAAGTTATCCAAAATTGAGACTCTGCGACTGGCGAAGAACTACATATGGGCCCTGTCTGAAATCCTCAGCACCGGCAAGAGACCCGATCTGTTGACCTTCGTGCAGACGCTGTGCAAAGGACTGTCGCAACCCACCACCAATTTAGTGGCGGGGTGTCTGCAGCTGAACGCCAGAAATTTCATCACAGATCACAGCGGGGACGCGCCTTTCACTGGCAGGGCTCCATACGACGCGGTGTACCCACCGTACCACAGCCCGGAGATGGGAACACCCGCGGGGCACGGCGGCGGGACCGCGGACAGCGCCAAGCCATTCAAACCGCTCAGCTACTGTGGGGTTTACGAGTCTTTCTACGAGAGCGCTTCTCCAGAGTGCGCCAGCCCCCAGTTCGAGGGTCCCCTCAGTCCTCCAATTAACTTTAATGGGATATTTTCCCTCAAACACGAGGAACCATCCGAGTATGGTAAGGCGTGTCACTATGGCATGCGGTACTGCGCCGTGCCAGCGCGCGGTTCCCTCGGCCACAATTCGATGTTCAGGAGTTCCTCCGAAATCCATTTCCCATATGACATTCATTTGCGCGGCCAGTCATACACGGTGCAGGACGAATTTAACACCGCTTTCCACAATTAA